Proteins from one Carcharodon carcharias isolate sCarCar2 chromosome 19, sCarCar2.pri, whole genome shotgun sequence genomic window:
- the LOC121291422 gene encoding protein transport protein Sec61 subunit beta-like, whose amino-acid sequence MPGPAASAKNVGAFSRSPSKAVAPWAAGGGSTVRQRKATSSAVSCAGRTTSTGAGGRWRFYTEDSPGLKVGPVPVLVMSLLFIASVFMLHIWGKYTRSSTIIQLQLNAFIHPGPNAYFYGN is encoded by the coding sequence ATGCCTGGACCTGCTGCAAGTGCAAAAAATGTCGGTGCCTTTAGTCGATCGCCCAGCAAGGCTGTAGCGCCCTGGGCTGCTGGTGGTGGATCCACAGTGAGGCAGAGGAAAGCTACTAGCAGTGCAGTGAGCTGTGCTGGGCGAACCACTTCAACAGGCGCTGGGGGTAGGTGGCGATTCTACACAGAGGATTCTCCTGGGCTTAAAGTTGGGCCTGTTCCAGTGCTTGTCATGAGTCTACTGTTCATCGCTTCAGTATTTATGTTGCACATCTGGGGCAAGTACACCCGCTCATCCACAATAATTCAGCTTCAACTTAATGCATTCATTCATCCTGGACCAAATGCCTATTTTTATGGGAACTGA